A genome region from Brachymonas denitrificans includes the following:
- a CDS encoding S1C family serine protease: MKRLWLLFSQVVTAALAVYFVIAAMQPQWLKRPAPDLKSVTVLEAPPSDKPVPSTQTETLRSAARQAAPAVVSIITNPDERSQQEAARRANTPRSPEQDEDMFSGVGSGVLVSAEGYILTNNHVVEDAQSIEVQLNDGRRGAATVVGTDPDTDLAVLKLDLANVPAITLGDSASLQVGDPVLAIGNPFGVGQTVTSGIVSALGRSQLGINTFENFIQTDAAINPGNSGGALVDIHGNLVGINTAIYSRTGGYMGIGFATPTSTAKHVLDSIITAGEVRRGWIGVEPSDITAEIAATFKARENEGVIITGVVQGGPAAKAGLKPGDIITSVNGTAIHNVQELLDTVAALTPGQTATFAILQHGEASTRELTPLQRPRPRAR, encoded by the coding sequence ATGAAACGATTGTGGTTGCTATTCTCGCAGGTTGTGACCGCCGCGCTTGCGGTTTACTTCGTGATCGCAGCCATGCAGCCGCAATGGCTCAAGCGACCCGCCCCCGACCTGAAGAGCGTGACCGTGCTGGAAGCACCGCCGAGCGACAAGCCGGTGCCGAGCACCCAGACGGAAACGCTGCGTTCCGCCGCACGGCAGGCCGCTCCTGCCGTGGTCAGCATCATCACCAACCCCGACGAGCGCTCCCAGCAGGAAGCAGCGCGACGTGCCAACACGCCGCGCAGTCCGGAGCAGGATGAGGACATGTTCTCCGGCGTTGGCAGCGGCGTGCTGGTGAGCGCGGAAGGCTATATCCTCACCAACAACCACGTGGTGGAAGACGCACAAAGCATCGAAGTGCAGCTGAATGACGGTCGCCGAGGCGCGGCAACCGTCGTTGGCACCGATCCGGATACCGATCTGGCGGTGCTGAAGCTCGACCTGGCCAATGTGCCTGCCATCACGCTGGGCGATTCGGCCAGCCTGCAGGTGGGTGATCCGGTGCTGGCCATCGGCAACCCGTTCGGCGTGGGCCAGACCGTGACCAGCGGGATCGTGAGCGCGCTGGGGCGCAGCCAGCTGGGCATCAATACCTTCGAGAACTTCATCCAGACCGACGCGGCCATCAACCCCGGCAATTCGGGTGGTGCGCTGGTGGACATCCACGGGAATCTGGTCGGCATCAACACCGCCATCTATTCACGTACCGGCGGCTACATGGGCATCGGGTTTGCCACGCCTACCAGCACGGCCAAGCATGTGCTCGACAGCATCATCACCGCAGGCGAAGTGCGGCGCGGCTGGATCGGGGTGGAGCCGAGCGACATCACCGCCGAGATCGCCGCCACCTTCAAGGCGCGGGAGAATGAAGGCGTAATCATCACCGGCGTGGTGCAAGGCGGGCCGGCAGCCAAGGCCGGGCTGAAGCCAGGAGACATCATCACGTCCGTGAACGGCACAGCCATTCACAACGTGCAGGAACTGCTGGATACCGTGGCTGCGCTCACTCCGGGACAAACGGCCACTTTTGCCATTCTGCAGCACGGAGAAGCCAGCACACGCGAGCTGACTCCGCTGCAGCGGCCCAGGCCTCGCGCACGCTGA
- a CDS encoding Nif3-like dinuclear metal center hexameric protein, translated as MLRNDLLQSLDSTLQPQLFRDYGPNGLQVEGKPDIGRLVTGVTASRALIEAAVEADADAILVHHGLFWRGQDGRVTGWMKQRLALLLAHDINLLAYHLPLDAHPELGNNAQLARRLGFEADGRTGDQDMVFLGKPAGPEFASASALASHVEHVLQRPVTLVDGGTVRPIRRLAWCSGGAQGYFEAAIAAGADAFLTGELSEPQAHYARECGVAFLACGHHATERYGVSALGEELARRHGLVHTFIDIDNPA; from the coding sequence ATGTTGCGCAACGACTTGCTTCAGTCCCTCGACTCCACGCTGCAACCGCAGCTTTTCCGCGACTATGGTCCGAATGGCCTGCAGGTCGAGGGCAAGCCCGACATTGGCCGCCTGGTGACCGGCGTCACGGCCAGCCGCGCCCTGATCGAAGCGGCCGTCGAGGCCGACGCGGATGCGATCCTGGTCCATCACGGCCTCTTCTGGCGCGGCCAGGATGGCCGGGTCACCGGCTGGATGAAGCAGCGCCTGGCCCTGCTGCTGGCGCACGACATCAACCTGCTTGCCTACCACTTGCCGCTGGATGCCCATCCCGAGCTTGGCAACAACGCGCAGCTGGCCAGGCGCCTCGGATTCGAGGCGGACGGCCGCACGGGCGATCAGGACATGGTATTTCTGGGCAAGCCGGCGGGGCCGGAGTTTGCATCTGCTTCTGCACTGGCTTCCCATGTCGAACACGTGCTGCAACGGCCCGTTACGCTGGTCGACGGGGGGACGGTACGCCCGATCCGCCGCCTGGCCTGGTGCAGCGGCGGGGCACAGGGCTATTTCGAGGCGGCCATTGCCGCCGGGGCGGACGCCTTCCTGACGGGCGAGCTGTCCGAGCCCCAGGCCCACTATGCCCGCGAGTGCGGCGTGGCGTTTCTGGCCTGCGGCCACCATGCCACCGAGCGCTATGGCGTGTCTGCGCTGGGCGAGGAACTGGCCCGCCGCCATGGTCTGGTCCACACCTTCATCGACATCGACAATCCGGCATGA